Within the Pseudophryne corroboree isolate aPseCor3 chromosome 3 unlocalized genomic scaffold, aPseCor3.hap2 SUPER_3_unloc_11, whole genome shotgun sequence genome, the region gtttggacatgcctggcctacgttgtatctctctttccggacacaagtctgcagaggtggaaagacctgctggtgagaaaattgtcagctcaagcggaacgtgacccgccaacagctcctccttcattttctccagcaactggggctgcgaggaaaaggataacatttccgagcccacccgctggacacaaaagtaacactacaagtgacacattaacaggaaattgtttctgccatcatagcgacaattatctggaaataagataatacacagacacataaaaagactcaacggaaatcttttgtttttaaacaactttatttcatatctttaatacacagatttttctctatattttaaacttcaataatactttactctgcacaacatggacaaaatattctttaaatcacagaaacaattcaagttacattatggtattgcaggtaagtaaaacagatcaggagagccaaaaccctatgggggtcattcagacccagccgcaatagcagcccgcagcagtttgctggtggtggcaatatgCACGTGCGCAGTggccgcacagacacacacattgcggtcgcatccctagGGGTAAATGCGGGCGGGCCTGGACCATTTTccgggggggctgcgtgatgtcacatctgggttcatctctgattaaccccctataagcttccagggtgcacctcatatctcatcttttccaagttactacaaatgatatgagatcggtagcagcactactttctggattattacacagaacacacataaaggctgacacagcaaataacagtatcacatacaagggattaattagaaataaggaagcataatcatcatttagtctaattatcaactggttctgtgcggaacccatacacctctttactgcctcctgcatcccctggtactgcactgtgaccatccaccctgtctccccccactgctgTCACCAGCCCTGTCTCCTccaactactgccacccgccctgtctccccccactactgccacccgccacaTCTCCCCCAACTAGCCCCTcctactactgccacccaccccgcctcccccactactgccaccgccctgtctcctcccactactgccatcACCATTTCTacttccactactgccactgccctgtctccttccccactactgtcacccaccccacctccccccactattgccactcagggacgtgcagtgatccaaatggctcaggaggtactggctagagccagatttacacacaacatatgagccaaagtgtacatgtgggcattatacacaggtgcagcagtatatacatctggacattatacacaggtgcagcagtataaactcctggaaatttggtgagttttgatcagagatgtgcggaaaagatacacaggtggggcactgcctcccctgccatagactttttactccggagttttggttataaacatgattagaataatgcaaagaagatatttacaacatagtctttgtatttttcgtatacagtaaaaactcttgcacaaacattagtataacaggaaaggctctgcctcacctcactgcactgcTGCCActaccgtctccccccactactgccactgctctgtccacccccttcccccacaacTGCACTTGCCCTGTCTCCCTCTTacacctcagcgctgcttggggacaatattacccatagACAGTGCCTCAGGCAGCTCctgctacagcactagtgccaccaccctgtctgcCCCTATGACatttcagcactgcttggggattcttggtactgctggtaacagtccttcatctccagatggaagtaagaaagcagggcagtaaggaggcagaagctgcttctggtaccatggaccctggtcatgtagggctgggagagtcagtaagattatgtaatagagtcaccatcttacaggcagccggtgaagggagcagagaatgggtgttatgtggcaggaacgggctggttaggtaacagcctggctgctgcattctgtacaagctacaagcggtgcaattcttttgctgggagacccaggtagaggacattgcagtagtctatgcgtgatgatacaagtacatgtatgactgtaggtagatcttcagagggaaataagtgctggagtctggctatgttcctcagatgaggatctgattgtggctgatatctgatgtctaagtgtcactccaccatccatgacaccaagattccgcacatgatcagcattttgtaactctgaacccccaagcgtaagtttGGTTGGTttacaaagctgagctgtagccctgccctttgttggtgagcttctatcataaggacctgtttcgccaggactgagtcacagccaactggcatcacccacacctggagctcagctagacaaccatttaggattggtactgggttctcagtacctggagaaaaagacaggtcatctgtatagcagtggtagatgagggcatgacatctgattatttcacccagtggtaacatgtatattgcaaaaagcaaaagagataggataagaaccttgaagaacaatgcatggcaatgatgagtatactccagaagattaaaatggttcctcacctgagtgatgtctaatttgtgcaacaagagctgatttatttctcagagtatataaatggcctctcacctgtgtgaattcgctgatgtctaagaagatgtgatttccgtgtaaaacatttcccacactcagaacatggaaatgtcttctcacctgtgtgacttctgttatgtctaacaagaactgatttgtgtgcaaaaaatttcccacacttagtgcaagaaaatggcttctcacctgtgtgacttctgttatgtataacaaagtgggatttccaggtaaaacttttcgCGCACTCAGAGCAACAAAATACCTTCTCacgtgtgtgacttctctcatgtgtaacaagatgtgtttTCCGTGTAACAcacttcccgcactcagagcaagaaaatggcttctcacctgtgtgacttctgtgatgtataacaagatctgatttgtgtgcaaaacgtttcccacactcagaacatggaaatggcttcttacctgtgtgacttctgtgatgtctaacaagatgtaatttttgtgcaaaacatttcccacactcagaacatggaaatggcttctcacctgtgtgacttttctgatgtgtaacaagatgtgatttttgtgtaaaacatttcccgcactcagagcaagaaaatggcttctcacctgtgtgacttctgtgatgtctaacaagttgtgatttacttgcacaacatttcccgcattcagagcaagaaaacagcttctcacctgtgtgacttctgtgatgtataacaagatctgatttgtgtgcaaaacatttcccacactcagaacatggaaatggcttctcacctgtgtgacttctgttatgtttaacaagagctgatttgtatgcaaaacatttcccacactcagaacatgaatatggcttctcacctgtgtgacttctgttatgtttaacaagaactgatttctgtgcaaaacatttcccacactcagaacatggaaatggcttctcacctgtgtgacttctctgatgtgcaacaagttgtgaattctgtgtaaaacatttcccacactcagaacatggaaatggcttctcacctgtgtgacttctctgatgtctaacaagacgtgatttccgtgcaaaacatttcccacactcagaacatggaaatggcttctcacctgtgtgacttctctgatgtataacaagatctgatttgtatgtaaaacatttctcacactctgaacatatcagtggccttccacctgccttacctgtgtgtgggttaataagctttgtgttctgtgtaaaacatttggcatctatagaacagggatacactgtatctactctcagatctataacagatgcaccaatatcagagtgattagGAGAACATTTccaaggatcagagggatcagctgatagagctggatgtataattagggtaatggggttatctcctggagaatcctgtctactgtcattatcttttatttcacaatccggggataacattagatgtccttctgagatattcctgcttgtgtgtccatctgctggaaataaaatacattatggaaatgtgacattttctgtgacaatattaatcttgtaaacaatagaagaagacgactctctgggacacttaattgtaaatgtgtgtgtataataaaacataacgtttaatgaaggctttataatattgtgtctcagactatcattgtgtccacccttctGAGAacatcacaataacaaatgtaatattataataagacttagatatatctctctcttgtactggtaactaaccatgaagtataaatggagatgtagtcactcgccaagtcctatgtcagcaccaatgtaaaacaatggatggggaacatatcgtatgaattggagattctagatgaacaataacatcagtcatatgagctgatggatcagagaaatgtctcctaacgttactcctggaagcattggtaaggtagcattcctttatgtgtgtgctcatacgctggtaagcctgtacatgtgttattcACCTTTATATAaggtattgctacagcagagtaggtgtgtaacaaggtactttacatgcaatatacCATATGATATCTTGTAATAATCATCTGCTGGGTTATAATCcacttcctcttacgtcctagaggatactggggtccatttagtaccatggggtatagatgggttctttgggagccactggcactttaagagtttaatagtgtgggctggcccctccctctgcgcctcctaccagactcagtttagaaaatgtgcccggaggagtcggtcacagctaggggagctcctaggagttttcttagtttttttttattttctggagTTAGATagattacaggaaggctgctggcaacagtctccctgcttcgtgggacttggggtggGGTTGAGAATAAGAACCAACTTatgagagttaatggttctctactccgctgacaggacactgagcagtGTGAGAGTCCTGATCGCAAGCCCACTGCTCACTCCCACAAcacggccaccaccccctaacaaagacagaagaaagaaaagtggtgagtacagcgccggcatcaccaaggtcatggcggacatGATGCTCCTACGCAaagagggagtgaacataattccataactgaatgatctgctgatagaggcatcttccaaggagaatctgttgcagagtattgcgctctcaactcaactactctggttgatcctgaaccttccaatgtCCCATTTGGaatcgacaaggagactgcccttcctggggatgatatatGTACAAAAAAGAAAACAAGATTGCCTAATATTGGTGCACACTACtgtcaataaaatataacttttaattcttattattaaaaaacctttgcgaaatattaaataaaatatagAAATGAAAAATAGAGAAAGTGTTTAAAATAAATGACTTCCTGCACACGGGTGTCCGCTATGTTGTAAATTCTATGTGTCTCTACGATACCCGACTATCTGTATATAGAGGTTATAGTTCTCAGTAAATGTTCGTATCTTATTCCTTATTGTCCTATATACATATTTCGCAAAGGTTTTTTAATAAtaagaattaaaagttatattttattgacaGTAGTGTGCACCAATATTAGGCAATCTTGTTTTCTTTTTTGTACATATATCATCTCATCTTGCCTATGGTAGCACCCCCCAATAAAGAACAGTTATTTAACTAAAATAGATGGTACTCGAGGGGGTCGATTCTAAAAAATAAGCGATTGGTGTGACCTCCTCTTCCTTTTGTTTGAATgcacttcctggggatgatactcgacacagaagtgcagagggtgtttctaccggtggagaaagtgttggtgatccaatcagtggtccgggatgtcttgaaacctccccgggtatctgttcagggccgtcttttcgtatgggctcaatgggctcttgcccaagggccccaggagtaaaagggccctgggctgatagctgagggtcccctctttccaaggctaccagatttttgaaaatcggccctggggaaccggagagatCCAACTttaaaacagtggtccccatccaagccattTAATTgtccttcccagccagatatctcgggttctgtctgacttagattttttctgagggtatacgcaaaaagctgggactctccccttttggtgaacactggcagcttgtctctactatacccagaaccagggatatcagccttcaagcagcttgtctctgctccagctccacacgcctggtatgcaattttatatttttgttggtggattgctctggcacctgaactctgatccccaagtccccattacctcctgggactctagttttttgcaTCCCATTaaagttaagaaatctatttccaggaactggagatatctgcagtcaagcaagctgccctccggacagaaaattattaatattaagcccactccactatcaacccctcccctacgtattaaacattcCCTACcaacctgaaagtcatgtaccagggccccgtcattcagcccaatgtccccttctacagtttagtgttctcattcctgccccatctgtgcaggaaaggagtaattagcagacattatttctccaggtcctacatgctgagcgaaaaatagaacaccccctaccgcccgcgggacatcaaagctgctgctgacagcacccccacccctactgctggaggatgggtaggggccccactgCATTGCTGTGCCgaggggtctacactgctgttagGATGGCtctgtatctgttcatcagtgcattcacctggggaagatggtagcctcctacgaggctctacaatatggaagattccatgcacggttcttccagctggatctcctggacaagtggtcaggatcgcatcttcacatgcaccagcagatatgcctgtcgccgaaagccagaatttcactactctggtggctgcaaacttctcacctgctcgagggccgcaggttctggattcagaattggattcttctaaccacggatgcaagcctcaaaggttggggagtagtcacccagggagaaaatttccaaggaaagtggtcaagccaggaatctgtccttccaataaacattctggaactaagggccatatacaatggccttctacaagtgactcgtcttctgcaagatcgagccattcaggtttagtcggacatcacagcggtgtcctacatacacaggcagggtggaacaaagtgcagggctgcaatgtcagaggtaacaagaatcctcctctgggcagaaagacacgtgatGGCACTgttgcgatcttcattccgggagtggacaactgggaagtggacttcctcagcagacacgatctccgtccagtagaatggggcctccacccagaggtattcTCAGAGGTAAtacgccgatggggtgtacctcagatagacatgatggcctctcctctcaacaagaagcttcggaggtactgttccaggtcacgagacccacaggcagtggtggtggtcgccttggtgactccgtgggtgttccagtcagtgtatgtgttccgtccacttccactgatcgcaaggattctcaaactaataaaaagagcaagagttccggcgatcctcattgctctggactgcaggggccgtttgcctatcaagacttaccgcggctacgtttgacggcatggaggttgaacgccatatcttagctcggaagggcattccaaaaatggttattcctactctgatccaagctaggaagggagtaacatctaatcattaccatcagatttggaaaaagtatgtgtcttggtgtgaatccaagaagtttcctatggtggagtttcaactgggacattttctcttctttctgcaagcaggtgtggatgttggcctacgcttaggctccatcaaggtccagatttcagccttgtctattttcttccagaaacaattggctgatatccctgaggttcagactttcttgaaagaggttctgcacatccaaccaccctttgtgcctcctagaacaccttgggatcttaatgtggtgctgcagttcctgcaattggattggttcgaacctttacaggaggtggatgtaaagtttcttacttggaaggcggtcacattgttggccttggcttctgccagacgtgtgtcagaattgggggcattgttgcacaagagcccctacttgattttccatgaggatagagctgagctcagaacgtgtcagcaatttctccctaaggttgtgtcggcttttcatatcaaccaacctattgtggtgccagtggctactgacaactcaattacctcaaagtccttggatgtcgtgcgggctttgaaaatctatgtgaagagaactactcatcacaggaagtcggatgcactatttgtcctttatgatcccaacaagattgggtgtcctgcttctaagaagccaatttcacgctggatcaggcttactatccagcatgcttattccatggcaggattgccaattccaaaatttgttcaggcccactctacccgtaaagtgggttcttcctgggcagctgcccggggtgtctcggctattcggctttgccgagcagctacttggtcagggttgaacacgtttgctaagttttacaaattctatactttggcctctgaggacttcaagtttggtaaatcagttctgctggaacctcagcactctccctcctgtactgggagctttggtacatccccatggtactaaatggacgccctgtgcttcgtattactgcagtgttacttggttcagtattgttggtttagCCGTTGGTAAattttgttccaagttggttagtttggctttcctttttgttatgtgtgagctggtgtaactctcaccactatctgtgtattttcttctctcgaagtatgtccgtctcctcgggcacagtttctagactgagtctggtaggaggggcatagagggaaaccagcccacactattaaactcttaaagtgccagtggctcctaaagcacccgtctataccccgtggtactaaatggaccccagcatcctctacagaatacgagaaaagaatttaccggtaggtaattcaaatcctatttttacatccccatcatcagtgtcttacctctatcctctcaatagtaataaggatgatgtgtgtacggtaagtatgatatagagaattacatatcagaatctatacagctgccgccatacttctgcttctcatacgtgtgctactggcagcagtgaacatctgagtgagagtgcagggaagacagcagagtctgatgagaaagagattggatctgcctttgcaggtatgtaccacacctgtcacccctgttagtatataaaataataaataagaggggcccgAGCCCATCCAGACGGGCTTTCTGGAGTTctcactatgggggacatgtactaagcagtgataaaagtggagaagttgcccatagtaaccaatcagctgctctgtatacttttatagtatgcaaattataaatgttcttatctaccctacctgatagctctcagccgccgctgggaccaagacccaatctattaagtcccccactcctactgccctaaagccgctcactccgggcactgttcactgccgcagcctagtgacgcccatgaagccacgggctgtattctggagctatgtgcgcccagtctttcctgcaagcTCCAGACACCTGACTTGAAGGCGCTTTTGGCTCAGGCGGGAGCACTTGCTCTTCAGATAACACGGGTACACAGCTCCCGCTAccgctggggacagaacgggctgcccacagtcaccggagcccggcagtgaaattgggaagtgagatggctgccattttggatcctggtgctcggccatcgcatgctttgccttctgccttcaataaggtttaatataaataagtgtcctgacggctggaccggggtcactgcactaaattgaggcatttgcctggaggtgaaactaccttgtatttatatggcaccactatcatctacttcctctcagtctacatgcagagcccagtatcaagtatcgtctgagcacagctcattacactctgattacaacctcacagtatattattttgtggatttattcactgaatacattttgccatttgtgtctctctgtgctgagtacttcacgtctgtgatcacgctgacctctagtggaatttctcagtcattactgtgttatttgagttgcattacataatGTTTACttgtcaccccgactaagaatgtcatattgaatggagtcatcttgatgtaacctcctgacagcgtactactgctccttttatttatagatcgtttgtattttcctatttctgagaggtcagtctctttgtagccggcttaccatgcctccaaaaaaggttaaaaggtaacaaatcggccccacctgtccatctctttggtacctcgaattcaggtggtccttctgagaccactACATCATCATCTGCTTCTACTTGTCaggcgcacagcccagctgtagacctcttaagacactctagatggtcctgttactctacgctctatacattctgtgttatctgcatttaaggacggaaataatctcagaatttaactgtaatattcaagctttgaggtctgatatcagtgagattggcactcgtacagactgagatgaaagagattgttgtgtctcacaaagatctgatttcagcgcaTGACACCGTTCAGgaagacatgggccagtatttactaataatccgagtttgcccaatttgtgttttttttttcaaagtcccaatccgggaattcagtaAGCACCAATCtccgcagtgtctggtctattcgtaattgtttgattggcaaagttatgaattacgaatgaatagaccatcagtcaaacgcggctgttatttcatacaatacgggtattcactattcattcgtatctgggtgttagtctctgagggctcaagtgcgggtctatttttttgcgaatcactCTGTCCATGAGCCGGGGGGACGTGCTGCatatacattgcctcagattgCTCATTCCTTTCAAACTTATTAGGAGTCCCTCTATAATCTTAGAAAGGATCAAACCCCTCAGGCTGCCTCTGATCTGAGGGTATTGATACAGAGATACCTGGCGGAAGTTAAATTTCCAAAACTTCCTGAGTCAGACCTGGATGCTCTGGAACAACCCTTTACCATAGAAGAGCTGGAAACAGCCTTGGCGGCTACACCAACTGGGAAGAGTCCGGGCCTGGATGGTTTCCCAGTCGGATACTATAAAGCCTTTAAACAATCCCTGTTGCCCCTCTTCTTGAAGGCGTGCAATTCCATCTCTGCCGAGAAAGGCTTTTCTCCGCAGACCTTGGAAGCACATATAACTGTGATCCCaaaagagggtaaggaccccaccCAGTGCTCGAGCTACCGACCTATTTCCCTCCTCAATTGCGACATTAAACTCTTTGCTAAATTGCTTGCGCGCCGTTTGGGCCGCCTTCTCCCGCTGGTGGTTCATGTagttgtagtgtcagtgaggcagcacacggcagagatacaatgtagcgcctatgcgctccattgtatccaatggtgggaactttgcggtcagtggttgaccgaaagtaacctcaccgctgaccgcaaagttcccagcattggatacaatagagcgcataggcgcaacatagtatctctgccgtgtgctgcctgacagacactacaggagcacacagccaatcaggagagtgcaacgacgtggtgcttcctgattggctgaagggaccctctgtgacaggagtcagggggggtcctggcagtcggggaaaggggtcccatgtgtaaacatgggacccctttcagtgcgtggtcgggtttctgtttttttgttttgccaagtacgtggattatacaaagaagacaagcaacactggattatgtgagtatacatTTTTTCACAAGCACCCAgaggattctacagggagaagtggactgagcctcgtgtgaacataggtaagtggtACTATGGCAACGGTGGTAcacaatgacccgccgtgggctacattcTAAACATTGCAGTctatgctagttactaaactaatgccccctatgggtcCTATGCCGGTAAAACCATATATAGTCCCTTCAGCTAATTCTCCGTTGGCAGATACCTTGTCCACGCAGTTacagaaattgaaccagtcactgactactaagtctgtccctcgcccgcctaagacaaaagtgtcctctaagcgggccattactccctcacaatccactgctgtccctgacacctcgtctgatgaagatggcgtttacatagaccccacagattctgataatACTGCTTGTTATACTggctcacaagtggatgttcctgatctcttggaggccattagagtaattttacagattacagatgatctcGAGCCATCtggccctcctaagaaaccagatagattcaagcgtcagaaggtggttaaacaagttttacctcactctgatcacctggttgatatacgtcaggaatcctgggagaacccaggaaagaagtttgtACCTCACAAGAAGCTTCTTGCTCGCTATTCCCTCGCTCAAGAGCTGACTAAAAATTGGGAGaaccctcctccagtggactcacatgtgacgcggatggtggtctcctcagctctaccagtcactaccatcacgtctcttaaGGAGCCTACAGACAAACGTGTGgaaggttgtctaaaagcgattaacaccctcacgggtgctgcacagcagcccactattgcagcaacatgggctgcagaagctattattgagtgggcccaggagttggaagctgaaatctcttctgaccatgctagacaatgcttgtcgtatattgtcacagcttctctgtatattaaagaggcggcttctgatgccggcattctggcagccaagaTTTCTACTACGTCTTTCCTGGCGCGCCggatttgtggctgagatcctggtctgtggatctggattctagaaaaaccctgcaagtactccctttcaagggagatatcctATTCGGAGAGGACTTagacaagatagtggctgatttggctactgccaaaaactGCGTGTCTGCCTAATACTGCTCTttctgtaccgaaggctaagagtacttcctatcGTCCCttccgtccttcaggtaaagcaaaaggtcaggcgtaccacaagaaggcccgcacttccaaacccggtaagccaaagcccaaaagaacgttgcctgcccgtcagccagcttccaagactgataagcctgccgcatgacggggcaggcctccctctggggattaccagggtggggggctggcttctagggtataccagggagtggttgaggaccacttcagatgcctgggtacgggaagtcgttactcacggttacgccatagccttcaaaaaccgtccccctcatcgattttacctgacagacgtcccttcggaccaagTAAAGGCAAAGACcctacattcagtggtacagaccctcctggactcaggagtcgtagtacaggtgcctcttgctcagagaggtcaggggtactattctccgctattcctagttc harbors:
- the LOC134983263 gene encoding zinc finger protein 260-like, whose translation is MSQKVFLPMDKAKIIQTMYQAIQVLSENAPTVVYINQQGGPNSRAAMRDVSQIILWVERNSKAISTILILGVDNWGADFLSRHDLHLGKWVLYPQVLQQIFNWWGCLQIDLLVSQLTKKLLRYCSGTRDPQAVAVDALATPWIYRLVYLFPPVPLIPRVLKGFKGQGSGSLRDVMVVTGRAEETTIRVTYGHTSRNISEGHLMLSPDCEIKDNDSRQDSPGDNPITLIIHPALSADPSDPWKCSPNHSDIGASVIDLRVDTVYPCSIDAKCFTQNTKLINPHTGKAGGRPLICSECEKCFTYKSDLVIHQRSHTGEKPFPCSECGKCFARKSRLVRHQRSHTGEKPFPCSECGKCFTQNSQLVAHQRSHTGEKPFPCSECGKCFAQKSVLVKHNRSHTGEKPYSCSECGKCFAYKSALVKHNRSHTGEKPFPCSECGKCFAHKSDLVIHHRSHTGEKLFSCSECGKCCASKSQLVRHHRSHTGEKPFSCSECGKCFTQKSHLVTHQKSHTGEKPFPCSECGKCFAQKLHLVRHHRSHTGKKPFPCSECGKRFAHKSDLVIHHRSHTGEKPFSCSECGKCVTRKTHLVTHERSHTREKVFCCSECAKSFTWKSHFVIHNRSHTGEKPFSCTKCGKFFAHKSVLVRHNRSHTGEKTFPCSECGKCFTRKSHLLRHQRIHTGERPFIYSEK